A stretch of Monomorium pharaonis isolate MP-MQ-018 chromosome 7, ASM1337386v2, whole genome shotgun sequence DNA encodes these proteins:
- the LOC105840629 gene encoding esterase FE4, with protein MDNNKTEVCVHEGKLIGTIEKGVYGDYYMSFRGIPYAKPPIGDLRFKDPVPVEPWSGDRDATKHGNIAIQMNFFTNKVEGDEDCLYLNVYTTKIDPSEKHSVMVWIHGGGYFAGSGDTASYGPDYIMQKDIVLVTLNYRLDVLGFLNLNDKVAAGNQGLKDVVLALKWVKRNISKFGGDPENVTIFGESAGGGIVHCLALSPTTKGLFHKIIAQSGVATNPWALTESTNEVMNRGFQLAEKLGKTTSDPKVAYEFLKSINAKKLIEYSQMLYTSETMRLSFNLCFTPSWDHKSLDPLFPEHPKEYISRGIQMPFLLGITRNEGVFILRSVFFGDISKERLEQVNADFKKAILPQVLSKLPEIGITVEELRSLYFGKKKVSEETLTNYSYFLGDEFFVRGTMDVVQIQKSTGSYKSTYLYQFDYDSDTSFVKTILNVGLPGVCHSEDLGFLFCPEMRTKFNLSPPKPGSEDYKMINHLIQMWTDFAKTGNPTPTTNLWLPLTCPEDENYNYLSIDKKSQMKIFRKGKERWDWENYNKN; from the exons gaTCCAGTGCCAGTGGAACCATGGTCTGGTGATAGAGACGCAACGAAACACGGAAATATAGCTATTCAAATGaacttttttacaaacaaaGTTGAGGGCGATGAAGATTGCCtctatttaaatgtatacacCACGAAAATTGACCCATCGGAAAAGCATTCAGTGATGGTATGGATACACGGTGGTGGCTATTTTGCAGGTTCTGGTGATACAGCTAGTTACGGTCCCGACTATATCATGCAGAAAGATATAGTATTAGTTACTCTAAATTACAGATTAGACGTTTTAG GTTTTTTGAACCTCAATGATAAAGTGGCAGCAGGCAATCAAGGTTTGAAAGATGTAGTATTGGCTTTAAAATgggtaaaaagaaatatatcaaaGTTTGGCGGAGATCCAGAAAATGTTACTATCTTCGGCGAAAGTGCTGGTGGAGGCATTGTACATTGTTTAGCTTTGTCTCCAACAACTAAAG gtttatttcacaaaattatCGCACAAAGCGGCGTTGCTACAAATCCTTGGGCTTTAACTGAATCGACAAACGAAGTAATGAACAGAGGTTTTCAACTTGCTGAGAAACTTGGAAAGACAACATCAGATCCAAAAGTTGCATATGAGTttctaaaaagtattaatgcgAAAAAACTCATAGAATATTCACAAATGTTATATACTTCAGAAACT atgAGATTAAGTTTTAATCTATGCTTCACACCCAGTTGGGATCACAAATCGTTGGATCCACTTTTTCCTGAACAtccaaaagaatatataagcCGTGGAATTCAAATGCCTTTCCTTTTAGGAATCACTCGTAACGAAGGAGTGTTTATATTACGAAGCGTATTTTTCGGAG atATAAGCAAGGAACGACTAGAACAAGTAAATgctgattttaaaaaagcaatattaCCACAAGTACTATCTAAATTACCTGAAATAGGAATCACAGTTGAGGAATTAAGATCGttgtattttggaaaaaagaaagtgtCAGAGGAAACTTTGACAAATTATTCGTATTTCTTGGGAGATGAATTTTTTGTACGCGGCACAATGGACGTGGttcaaatacaaaaatctacTGGTAGTTACAAGTCTACATATCTATATCAATTCGATTATGACAGCGATACTTCTTTTGTGAAGACGATATTAAATGTTGGGCTTCCAG GAGTGTGCCATTCTGAGGACTTAGGTTTCTTATTTTGCCCAGAAATgagaacaaaatttaatttgtcgcCACCTAAACCTGGTTCAgaagattataaaatgataaatcatCTAATACAAATGTGGACAGATTTTGCCAAAACAGG GAATCCAACGCCTACTACAAATTTATGGTTACCATTAACTTGTCCAGAAGACGAAAACTACAATTATCTAAGTATTGATAAGAAGTCACAAATGAAAATCTTTCGTAAAGGAAAGGAACGCTGGGATTgggaaaattataataaaaattaa